A window of the Sandaracinaceae bacterium genome harbors these coding sequences:
- the uvrA gene encoding excinuclease ABC subunit UvrA, with protein sequence MTPLRELVVRGARVHNLRNVDVRLPHDALVVVTGPSGSGKSSLALHTIFAEGQRRYVESLSAHARRFLQQLPKPDVDLIEGLRPALSVPQRSPSRNPRSTVATATEISDHLRVLYARAGVPHCPVCDEALRASSAQDVVEQLLTLDEGTRLTLLAPVLRGGSEVALGEWIERLRREGYVRVRLDGVATELGELHTPSAGARSAQPRSLSVVIDRVVVKTGVRARVAEAVELAYALAGGVLDVETSTRGPDLEVHARRFHEALTCSKGHPSVPELSPQLFSFNSPVGACPRCDGLGEVRSWDAARVVPDPTLSLREGAIAAWGKPGGALHREQLERVGALRGVDLDKPFAALSEKARSAVLMGQAPTAKREGYEGVFPSLERRATDYGARKAGEGGDPDRIFDYLEREIGRFASYERCPECLGGRLCAAARGVRVAGLGIVPLLSLGVRDARAHFADLTLPESSHAVADRLLGELRARLAFLDEVGLGYLSLARSMATLSGGEAQRVRLATQIGAALSGVLYVLDEPTVGLHASDVARLLGTLRALRDRGNTVLLVEHDEAVIRAADHLVDMGPGAGREGGRVLSEGPLSVLLADPRSPTGRALRPRGDVDQQPRRPPAVSHVRVQGATLHNLGGVDVSIPLGRLVCVSGVSGSGKSSLITHTLVPKARELLNGAHPVAVQAELTGLAQLDKLVQIDQSPIGRTPRSNPASYVGILADLRELFAGLPEARARGYASARFSFNTKGGRCDACAGEGVTRVSMHFLPDVEVTCAVCSGTRFNRETLEVRYRGASFADVLAMDVGAAADFFAAHPRIAPVLDTMRRMGLAHLALGRSGTTLSGGEAQRVKLARELSKRGTGRTLYVLDEPTTGLHFGDVDVLLGLLDELVDAGNSVVVIEHDLRVIRAADHVIDLGPGGGRDGGRVVYEGAPAGLTSCSQSATGQALRRTDESGSSGLVESFQ encoded by the coding sequence ATGACGCCACTGCGTGAGCTGGTCGTTCGTGGTGCGCGCGTACACAACCTCCGGAACGTGGACGTGCGGCTGCCGCACGACGCGCTGGTCGTGGTCACGGGTCCCAGCGGCTCCGGCAAGTCGTCGCTGGCGCTGCACACCATCTTCGCGGAGGGGCAGCGCCGCTACGTCGAGTCGCTCAGCGCGCACGCACGTCGCTTCCTGCAGCAGCTGCCCAAGCCCGACGTGGACCTCATCGAAGGGCTCCGTCCGGCCCTCTCGGTGCCTCAGCGCTCGCCCAGCCGCAACCCCCGCTCGACGGTCGCGACGGCCACCGAGATCAGCGACCACCTACGTGTGCTGTACGCGCGCGCTGGCGTACCGCACTGCCCTGTGTGTGACGAGGCTCTGCGCGCGAGCTCCGCGCAAGACGTGGTCGAGCAGCTGCTGACGCTCGACGAGGGCACGCGCCTCACGCTGCTCGCTCCCGTGCTGCGCGGGGGGAGCGAGGTGGCGCTCGGAGAGTGGATCGAGCGGCTCCGACGCGAGGGCTATGTGCGTGTGCGACTCGACGGTGTGGCGACCGAGCTCGGCGAGCTGCACACCCCGTCCGCTGGGGCGAGGAGCGCACAGCCCCGGTCGCTCTCGGTGGTGATCGACCGGGTGGTGGTGAAGACGGGTGTCCGCGCACGCGTCGCGGAAGCCGTGGAGCTGGCCTATGCGCTCGCTGGAGGCGTGTTGGATGTCGAGACGAGCACGCGCGGTCCCGACCTCGAGGTGCACGCCCGGCGCTTCCACGAGGCCCTGACCTGCTCGAAAGGGCACCCCTCGGTGCCCGAGCTCTCGCCGCAGCTGTTCTCGTTCAACAGCCCGGTGGGCGCGTGCCCACGCTGCGACGGGCTCGGCGAGGTGCGCTCGTGGGACGCCGCCCGCGTCGTGCCCGACCCGACCCTGTCGCTCCGAGAGGGCGCCATTGCAGCCTGGGGGAAGCCCGGCGGGGCCCTGCATCGCGAGCAGCTCGAGCGCGTCGGCGCCTTGCGCGGTGTCGATCTGGACAAACCCTTCGCGGCGCTCAGCGAGAAGGCGCGGAGCGCCGTTCTGATGGGTCAAGCGCCCACCGCGAAGCGCGAGGGCTACGAGGGCGTCTTCCCGAGCCTCGAGCGCCGCGCGACCGACTACGGCGCACGCAAGGCCGGCGAGGGCGGCGATCCAGACCGCATCTTCGACTACCTGGAGAGGGAGATCGGGCGCTTCGCGAGCTACGAGCGCTGCCCCGAATGTCTGGGGGGGCGCTTGTGTGCGGCGGCGCGAGGCGTGCGCGTCGCGGGGCTGGGCATCGTCCCGCTGCTGTCGCTCGGCGTGCGCGACGCGCGCGCGCACTTCGCGGACCTCACGCTCCCGGAGAGCAGCCACGCCGTGGCGGACCGCCTGCTGGGTGAGCTGCGCGCGCGGCTGGCGTTCCTCGACGAAGTCGGGCTGGGCTACCTGTCCCTCGCGCGCTCCATGGCCACCCTCAGCGGGGGGGAGGCGCAGCGCGTGCGCCTAGCGACCCAGATCGGCGCAGCTCTCTCGGGTGTCCTCTACGTGCTGGACGAACCTACGGTGGGTCTGCACGCCAGCGACGTGGCGCGCTTGCTCGGCACGCTGCGTGCGCTTCGCGATCGCGGGAACACCGTGCTGCTCGTGGAGCACGACGAGGCGGTCATCCGCGCCGCGGACCACCTCGTCGACATGGGGCCAGGAGCGGGGCGCGAAGGCGGGCGTGTGCTCTCCGAGGGGCCCCTCAGCGTGCTGCTGGCCGATCCGCGCTCGCCCACGGGACGTGCCCTGCGCCCAAGGGGCGACGTGGACCAGCAGCCACGGCGTCCGCCTGCGGTGAGCCACGTGCGCGTGCAGGGGGCGACGCTCCACAACCTGGGCGGGGTCGACGTGTCGATCCCACTGGGGCGCCTGGTCTGCGTGAGCGGTGTGTCGGGCAGCGGCAAGAGCTCGCTGATCACACATACGCTCGTGCCCAAGGCGCGCGAGCTCCTCAACGGTGCTCATCCGGTCGCCGTACAGGCCGAGCTGACGGGTCTCGCGCAGCTGGACAAGCTCGTGCAGATCGACCAGTCGCCCATCGGGCGCACGCCGCGCTCCAACCCTGCCAGCTACGTCGGCATCCTGGCCGACCTGCGCGAGCTGTTCGCGGGGCTGCCCGAGGCTCGGGCGCGCGGGTATGCCAGCGCCCGCTTCAGCTTCAACACCAAGGGCGGACGCTGCGACGCGTGCGCCGGGGAGGGGGTGACGCGCGTCAGCATGCACTTCCTGCCCGACGTGGAGGTCACCTGCGCCGTGTGCTCCGGGACCCGGTTCAACCGCGAGACGCTCGAGGTTCGCTATCGCGGCGCGAGCTTCGCCGATGTGCTCGCCATGGACGTGGGGGCCGCCGCCGACTTCTTCGCAGCGCACCCTCGCATCGCGCCCGTGCTCGACACCATGCGACGCATGGGCCTCGCCCACCTCGCGTTGGGGCGCAGCGGCACGACCCTCAGCGGGGGTGAGGCCCAGCGGGTCAAGCTCGCGCGCGAGCTGTCCAAGCGCGGCACCGGTCGTACGCTCTACGTACTGGACGAGCCGACCACCGGCCTCCATTTCGGTGACGTCGACGTGCTCCTGGGGTTGCTCGACGAGCTCGTCGATGCGGGCAACAGCGTGGTCGTCATCGAGCACGATCTGCGCGTCATCCGCGCCGCGGACCACGTCATCGACTTGGGCCCGGGAGGCGGACGCGACGGAGGACGGGTGGTGTACGAAGGGGCTCCCGCGGGCCTCACGAGCTGTTCGCAGTCCGCCACGGGCCAGGCGCTCCGTCGGACGGACGAATCGGGGTCGAGCGGCCTAGTTGAAAGTTTCCAGTGA
- a CDS encoding acetate--CoA ligase family protein produces MTDGASLRALCDEAELAVDAAVVAQALGLALSPEVPSDPVARARDILARGESCVLLCTRTPSDADTVTLADLARAQGNVVILGLLEPSSTVQLARDLGAVAVVGVRPALAAAALLPFRAHKPWLASARGLGGADRAQLHLSPGHRGAGRFTRQDAGLLAYETEGGALARVGEPRDIAAALDAYRAAEHGERLSPPAVEGVDTAAVMDVIFGPARALSDPASKAALAYFDLPLPLEELCASASRAASEAQRIGFPVRVALASPDLRIGDHPDLALDGVDSATRTRDAFRQIMALAKNRASEDRLLGVTVSAATQARALLRVKLVPMPAGLVRCELEFADPHGVASGDGVRTFLPRSRDGIGRVLDGLRGRTLLYPNDAERRVVVEEVGDVLMRLAAFLHAFREYVRAVEINPLAVLVGGEVEVREACVVVGDAFERSMLREHG; encoded by the coding sequence TTGACGGATGGGGCATCGCTGCGGGCGCTGTGCGACGAAGCAGAGCTGGCGGTGGACGCCGCCGTGGTCGCGCAAGCGCTCGGCCTGGCGCTGAGCCCCGAAGTGCCGAGCGACCCCGTAGCTCGGGCACGCGACATCCTCGCGCGGGGGGAGTCGTGCGTGCTGCTGTGCACGCGCACCCCGAGCGACGCCGACACGGTCACCTTGGCAGACCTCGCGCGGGCGCAGGGCAACGTCGTCATCCTCGGGCTGCTGGAGCCGAGCAGCACCGTCCAGCTGGCGCGGGATCTCGGTGCGGTTGCCGTCGTGGGGGTGCGCCCCGCCCTCGCCGCCGCCGCGCTGCTCCCCTTTCGCGCCCACAAGCCGTGGTTGGCATCTGCGCGGGGGCTGGGCGGAGCGGACCGCGCACAGCTTCACCTGTCTCCCGGACACCGTGGCGCCGGCCGTTTCACGCGCCAAGACGCGGGGCTCTTGGCGTACGAGACGGAGGGCGGGGCGCTCGCCCGGGTGGGTGAGCCGCGGGACATTGCGGCCGCGCTCGACGCGTACCGGGCTGCGGAGCATGGCGAGCGCCTGAGCCCCCCGGCGGTGGAGGGTGTGGACACGGCGGCGGTGATGGACGTGATCTTCGGGCCGGCCCGGGCGCTCTCCGACCCAGCCAGCAAGGCCGCGTTGGCCTATTTCGATCTGCCGCTGCCGCTCGAGGAGCTCTGCGCGAGCGCGTCCCGCGCCGCGTCCGAGGCACAGCGCATTGGGTTTCCAGTGCGCGTGGCGCTCGCGTCCCCGGACCTGCGCATCGGCGACCACCCCGACCTCGCGCTGGACGGCGTCGACTCCGCCACCCGTACGCGCGACGCGTTCCGCCAGATCATGGCCTTGGCCAAGAACCGGGCGTCAGAGGACCGCCTGCTGGGCGTCACGGTCAGCGCTGCCACTCAGGCGCGCGCCCTGCTGCGCGTGAAGCTGGTTCCGATGCCAGCCGGGCTGGTGCGCTGCGAGCTCGAGTTCGCCGACCCGCACGGCGTCGCGTCAGGAGACGGGGTGCGTACCTTCCTCCCACGCAGCCGCGATGGCATCGGGCGTGTTCTGGACGGTCTGAGGGGCCGGACGTTGCTCTACCCGAACGACGCCGAGCGCCGCGTGGTCGTCGAGGAGGTGGGCGACGTGCTGATGCGCCTCGCGGCGTTCTTGCACGCGTTCCGGGAGTACGTGCGGGCGGTCGAGATCAACCCGCTCGCCGTGCTGGTAGGGGGCGAGGTCGAGGTCCGCGAGGCGTGCGTGGTCGTGGGAGACGCGTTCGAGCGCAGCATGCTCCGCGAACACGGCTGA
- a CDS encoding PEGA domain-containing protein translates to MTHPPATPALSSRGPRALIAAALLVACAAAGLGVPTAHAQRGSRPATGNPENADASRQAREHFVRGQQHFDAREFAEAVESFEAAAALVPSADLWYNIARAHEELRHFDQAVDYYRRYLRDRVDPPDRARIEQHITELEAEAEAQRLAAHAAPTTGTLTVSVAQDGASVSVDSAPVGTSPLSEPLTLEPGLHALSVDLDGYVPFRSEVRLSAGLGTLATIDLQPLTQFRSVRGRRIYTWIVGALAVAAAGTSLGLGIRAQRLENQGRLADARDFARYSDIALGSGIVLGIGSITLYFVEGRAISTERVSGPTPSGDED, encoded by the coding sequence GTGACTCATCCTCCTGCGACCCCGGCGCTCTCCTCTCGCGGCCCACGGGCGCTGATCGCGGCAGCCTTGCTGGTCGCTTGCGCAGCGGCCGGGCTAGGCGTGCCGACGGCCCACGCGCAACGGGGGTCGAGGCCCGCGACGGGGAACCCGGAGAACGCAGACGCATCGCGGCAAGCGCGTGAGCACTTCGTCCGCGGGCAGCAACACTTCGACGCGCGCGAGTTCGCGGAGGCGGTCGAGTCCTTCGAGGCCGCTGCGGCGCTCGTCCCCTCGGCCGACCTCTGGTACAACATCGCGCGCGCCCACGAGGAGCTGCGACACTTCGACCAGGCTGTGGACTACTACCGCCGCTACCTGCGCGACCGTGTCGACCCCCCCGACCGCGCCCGCATCGAGCAACACATCACGGAGCTGGAAGCCGAGGCGGAGGCCCAACGCCTGGCCGCCCACGCCGCACCGACGACCGGGACGCTCACGGTCAGCGTCGCGCAGGACGGCGCCAGCGTGTCGGTAGACAGTGCCCCGGTGGGCACCTCCCCCCTGAGCGAGCCCTTGACCCTGGAGCCTGGCCTGCACGCGCTCTCCGTCGACCTCGATGGGTATGTCCCGTTTCGGAGTGAAGTGCGCTTGAGCGCGGGCCTCGGGACCCTCGCCACGATCGACCTCCAACCGCTGACGCAGTTCCGCAGTGTCCGAGGGCGACGCATCTACACGTGGATCGTCGGGGCCCTGGCCGTCGCGGCAGCGGGGACGAGTCTCGGGCTCGGCATCCGCGCCCAGCGCCTCGAGAACCAGGGGCGCCTGGCAGACGCCCGCGACTTCGCGCGCTACAGCGACATCGCGCTGGGCTCCGGCATCGTTCTGGGCATCGGGAGCATCACGCTCTACTTCGTCGAAGGCCGCGCCATCTCCACGGAGCGCGTCTCGGGTCCCACGCCCAGCGGTGACGAGGACTGA
- a CDS encoding leucine--tRNA ligase, protein MTEPNEGSAVRDEQTDERERRYDPASIEPKWQRFWDEDQTFLTPVDDDARPKAYILDMFPYPSGSGLHVGHPEGYTATDIIARAKRAQGFAVLHPMGWDAFGLPAEQHAVRTGTHPAATTAANIATFKRQLKELGFSYDWTREVNTTDPDYVKWTQWIFLELYARGLAEQSEVAVNWCPALGTVLANEEVTDGLSEVGGHPVERRPLRQWVLKITQYADKLLDGLAELDWPGSTRTMQSEWIGRSEGAEVRFAVKGAPETFVEVFTTRPDTLFGATFMVLAPEHPLVAQLTSAAQREAVDAYVAAARNKSDRDRMQSKDKSGVFTGGFALNPVNGAEVPVYIADYVLYGYGTGAIMAVPAHDERDFEFAQAHGIAIIEVVSRTGEPASEPLTSAMTEHGKAVNSGAYDGLETAEFKRRIIADLEAKGQGKGRVEYKLRDWIFSRQRYWGEPIPVYFPVDVAEGDDPRTGAPCTVRYDQPIPVDRSELPLRLPDLEDYRPGDDPQGVLTRALDWRFFQRDGKWFARETNTMPQWAGSCWYFLRFVDPHNAEAPFSQEAAKRWLPVDLYVGGAEHAVLHLLYSRFWHKVLFDSGVVPVPEPFTKLVHQGMILGEVEYSAFRLGEGDDGAFVSASEVRKGTDPGTFVRGSDSALVSEHKVAFEDLKKGKGGSFVFAAQPEISVNARAHKMSKSRGNVVNPDVITKEYGADSMRLYEMFMGPLEAVKPWNSASIGGVRRFLDRFFNCVLRATEASGAAVSASDETERLLHQTIKKVTEDIDGLRFNTAISQMMVMVNDLVAYEVPPRATLETLTVLLHPFAPHIAEEAWELLGKTGSVQRAAWPKHDEARLVADSVVMPVQINGKVRARVTMPAEVSEPDALALAKADEAIAGQLEGKTLRKVVFVPGKILNLIVG, encoded by the coding sequence ATGACCGAGCCCAACGAGGGTAGCGCCGTGCGCGACGAGCAGACCGACGAGCGCGAGCGCCGCTACGATCCCGCCAGCATCGAGCCCAAGTGGCAGCGCTTCTGGGACGAAGACCAGACGTTCCTGACGCCGGTCGACGACGACGCGCGCCCCAAGGCCTACATCCTCGACATGTTCCCGTACCCGTCCGGCTCGGGGCTGCACGTGGGGCACCCGGAGGGCTACACGGCGACGGACATCATCGCGCGGGCCAAGCGTGCGCAGGGGTTCGCGGTGCTGCACCCGATGGGCTGGGACGCGTTCGGGCTGCCCGCCGAGCAGCACGCCGTCCGCACGGGCACGCATCCGGCAGCTACCACCGCGGCGAACATCGCGACCTTCAAGCGGCAGCTCAAGGAGCTGGGCTTCAGCTACGACTGGACGCGGGAGGTGAACACTACCGACCCGGACTACGTGAAGTGGACGCAGTGGATCTTCCTCGAGCTCTACGCGCGCGGCCTGGCCGAGCAGAGCGAGGTGGCGGTCAACTGGTGCCCCGCGCTGGGCACGGTGCTCGCGAACGAGGAGGTCACCGACGGCCTCAGCGAGGTGGGCGGTCACCCCGTGGAGCGGCGCCCGCTGCGGCAGTGGGTGCTCAAGATCACGCAGTACGCGGACAAGCTGCTCGACGGGCTGGCCGAGCTCGACTGGCCAGGCAGCACGCGCACCATGCAGAGCGAGTGGATCGGCCGCTCCGAGGGCGCCGAGGTGCGCTTCGCGGTCAAGGGCGCGCCCGAGACGTTCGTCGAGGTCTTCACCACGCGCCCTGACACCCTGTTCGGCGCGACGTTCATGGTCCTGGCGCCAGAGCACCCGCTGGTGGCGCAGCTCACGTCGGCCGCGCAGCGCGAGGCGGTGGACGCATACGTCGCCGCGGCGCGCAACAAGAGCGACCGCGACCGCATGCAGAGCAAGGACAAGAGCGGCGTCTTCACGGGAGGGTTCGCGCTCAACCCGGTCAACGGCGCCGAGGTGCCCGTCTACATCGCGGACTACGTGCTCTACGGCTACGGCACGGGCGCCATCATGGCCGTCCCCGCGCACGACGAGCGCGACTTCGAGTTCGCGCAGGCGCACGGCATCGCCATCATCGAGGTGGTCAGCCGCACGGGCGAGCCGGCGAGCGAGCCGCTCACCAGCGCCATGACCGAGCACGGCAAGGCCGTGAACAGCGGGGCGTACGACGGGCTCGAGACGGCCGAGTTCAAGCGCCGCATCATCGCGGACCTCGAGGCCAAGGGGCAGGGCAAGGGGCGCGTCGAGTACAAGCTGCGCGACTGGATCTTCTCGCGGCAGCGCTACTGGGGCGAGCCCATCCCCGTGTACTTCCCGGTGGACGTGGCCGAGGGCGACGACCCGCGCACCGGCGCCCCGTGCACCGTGCGCTACGACCAGCCCATCCCCGTGGACCGCAGCGAGCTGCCGCTGCGCCTGCCGGACCTCGAGGACTACCGCCCGGGCGACGACCCGCAGGGCGTGCTCACTCGAGCGCTCGACTGGCGCTTCTTCCAGCGCGACGGAAAGTGGTTCGCGCGTGAGACCAACACCATGCCGCAGTGGGCCGGCTCGTGCTGGTACTTCCTGCGCTTCGTCGACCCGCACAACGCCGAGGCACCGTTCAGCCAGGAAGCCGCCAAGCGCTGGCTGCCGGTGGACCTGTACGTGGGCGGCGCCGAGCACGCTGTGCTGCACCTGCTCTACAGCCGCTTCTGGCACAAGGTGCTGTTCGACTCGGGCGTGGTGCCCGTGCCCGAGCCGTTCACCAAGCTGGTGCACCAGGGCATGATCCTGGGCGAGGTGGAGTACAGCGCGTTCCGCCTGGGCGAGGGGGACGACGGCGCGTTCGTGTCCGCCAGCGAGGTGCGCAAGGGGACCGACCCTGGCACGTTCGTGCGCGGCTCGGACAGCGCGCTCGTGAGCGAGCACAAGGTCGCCTTCGAGGACCTCAAGAAGGGCAAGGGCGGCAGCTTCGTGTTCGCCGCGCAGCCCGAGATCAGCGTCAACGCGCGCGCTCACAAGATGAGCAAGTCGCGCGGCAACGTGGTGAACCCAGACGTCATCACCAAGGAGTACGGCGCGGACTCCATGCGCCTGTACGAGATGTTCATGGGCCCGCTCGAGGCCGTGAAGCCGTGGAACAGCGCGTCCATCGGGGGTGTTCGGCGCTTCCTCGACCGCTTCTTCAATTGCGTGCTGCGCGCGACCGAGGCGTCGGGCGCGGCGGTCAGCGCGTCGGACGAGACCGAGCGCCTGCTGCACCAGACCATCAAGAAGGTCACCGAGGACATCGACGGACTGCGCTTCAACACGGCCATCAGCCAGATGATGGTGATGGTGAACGACCTGGTCGCCTACGAGGTGCCCCCGCGCGCGACCCTCGAGACCCTGACCGTGCTGCTGCACCCCTTCGCGCCGCACATCGCCGAGGAGGCCTGGGAGCTGCTGGGCAAGACGGGCAGCGTGCAGCGCGCCGCCTGGCCCAAGCACGACGAGGCGCGCCTGGTGGCAGACAGCGTGGTCATGCCGGTGCAGATCAACGGCAAGGTGCGCGCCCGCGTGACCATGCCGGCCGAGGTGAGCGAGCCGGACGCGCTCGCCCTCGCCAAGGCCGACGAGGCCATCGCGGGTCAGCTGGAGGGCAAGACGCTGCGCAAGGTGGTCTTCGTGCCCGGCAAGATCCTGAACCTCATCGTGGGCTGA
- a CDS encoding alpha/beta hydrolase codes for MPWLAALRVLWVSLMLAWALLAVFRMPHGVLFYATVAATEAGYLLALLTLPAFVGGLATPRDIALSAVGAATLVLLLSPLARVGAVARELPRQLHDAFGVRPPVVTAMDAGEPVAPYRALALLSLTDPDAPVETFVYATPDGSSPLELDFYGGRVAPHPRTLIVIVHGGSWRNGNSEQLTSMAKRLAAAGYAVAAINYRLAPVHPFPAAYDDLRSAVDHLRGRSEELSIDADSVVLYGRSAGGHLVLLAAYRWGAPFVRGVVALYPPTDLRYSWEHPSNPRILDTPGTLRAFMGGAPDDSPAMGARYDDASPYLAAGPAAPPTLLIHGGRDELVRPVHSARLAERLAALGVPHHLLSLPWATHGCEANPAGPSGQLIEYAVRAFLRAVRRR; via the coding sequence GTGCCTTGGCTCGCCGCGCTGCGCGTCCTCTGGGTGTCGCTCATGCTCGCGTGGGCGCTGTTGGCGGTGTTCCGCATGCCGCACGGGGTGCTGTTCTACGCCACCGTAGCCGCGACCGAGGCGGGCTACCTGCTGGCCTTGCTGACACTGCCCGCGTTCGTCGGGGGGCTCGCGACGCCACGTGACATCGCGCTCAGCGCCGTGGGCGCAGCCACGTTGGTGCTGCTGCTGAGCCCGCTCGCGCGCGTGGGGGCGGTGGCCCGTGAGCTCCCACGTCAGCTGCACGACGCGTTCGGGGTGCGTCCGCCCGTCGTCACCGCGATGGACGCTGGCGAGCCCGTCGCGCCCTACCGGGCCTTGGCGCTGCTGTCGCTGACGGATCCAGACGCGCCCGTGGAGACGTTCGTCTACGCCACGCCCGACGGGTCGTCCCCGCTCGAGCTCGACTTCTACGGCGGCCGCGTGGCCCCACACCCTCGCACGCTGATCGTCATCGTCCACGGTGGGTCGTGGCGCAACGGCAACAGCGAACAGCTCACGTCCATGGCCAAGCGCCTCGCGGCTGCCGGGTATGCCGTTGCGGCCATCAACTACCGGCTGGCCCCCGTGCATCCGTTTCCCGCGGCCTACGACGACCTGCGCAGCGCGGTGGACCACCTGCGTGGGCGCTCGGAGGAGCTGTCCATCGACGCCGACTCGGTCGTGCTCTATGGGCGCTCGGCGGGCGGGCACTTGGTGCTGCTCGCCGCCTACCGGTGGGGCGCGCCGTTCGTGCGGGGCGTGGTCGCGCTGTATCCGCCCACAGACCTCCGCTACAGCTGGGAGCACCCCAGCAACCCCCGTATCCTGGACACTCCTGGCACGCTGCGCGCGTTCATGGGCGGGGCGCCCGACGACAGCCCCGCCATGGGGGCGCGGTACGATGACGCTTCCCCCTACCTCGCGGCGGGCCCAGCGGCGCCCCCCACGCTGCTGATCCACGGTGGCCGCGACGAGCTCGTGCGCCCCGTCCACAGCGCGCGGCTGGCCGAGCGGTTGGCGGCGCTGGGCGTGCCCCATCACCTGCTTTCGCTGCCGTGGGCGACACACGGGTGCGAGGCGAACCCCGCAGGCCCCAGCGGCCAGCTGATCGAATACGCCGTGCGTGCGTTCCTACGCGCCGTCCGCCGTCGCTAG
- a CDS encoding NAD(P)/FAD-dependent oxidoreductase: MAKRAVVIGTGAGGLTATAALARAGFEVVALERAKQLGGFLNPFARRHYHFDPGVHYVGQAAPGEGLHRVLRRVGLDAQALFCPMDPDGFDVLRFPDFELRIPVGLDRFRDRIVSLFPADQREIDAFVAKLASLHALINGHGRDLARLRGLPIAALWYTRTFGELLAQSFTNPKVRAVFAAQCGDYGLPPSKAPAILGVAVFLHFIDGSYFPRGGSGSLRDALVDEGRAHGAVYRRRAEVTRILTHGRRVTGVLLSDGERLDADVVVSAVDPKLTYGRFLPSSVLPSGMRRKVQKTRPSVGSICLFLGLERDLRQHGMGAFNVWDYPTWDIEQAFGPALEGRLPDDYAFFLSPNSLKDDTGEMAPAGCSTLEVVTLAPFAPFAAWADSKSMKRPEEYETFKEQVGDQLLAAVERRWPGLVGDVAVKDVSTPVTNIHFAGAVDGAIYGPAAVPEQFALRAFKPKGPLEGLYHAGAGVMGPGVVPCLASGVVAANLAIAEQRERRLAWLPRPRLAAS; the protein is encoded by the coding sequence ATGGCGAAGCGAGCAGTGGTGATCGGGACGGGCGCGGGGGGACTCACGGCGACGGCGGCGCTCGCGCGGGCGGGCTTCGAGGTGGTGGCGCTCGAGCGCGCCAAGCAGCTCGGCGGGTTCCTCAACCCTTTCGCGCGGCGGCACTATCACTTCGACCCGGGCGTCCACTACGTGGGTCAGGCCGCGCCCGGCGAGGGCCTCCACCGCGTGCTACGGCGCGTCGGCTTGGACGCTCAGGCGCTCTTCTGCCCGATGGATCCAGACGGCTTCGACGTCCTGCGTTTCCCCGACTTCGAGCTGCGCATCCCGGTCGGACTCGACCGCTTCCGCGACCGCATCGTCTCGCTCTTCCCAGCCGACCAGCGCGAGATCGACGCGTTCGTCGCGAAGCTGGCTTCGCTGCACGCGCTCATCAACGGTCACGGGCGCGACCTCGCGCGCCTGCGCGGGCTGCCCATCGCTGCGCTGTGGTACACGCGCACGTTCGGCGAGCTGCTGGCCCAGAGCTTCACCAACCCCAAGGTGCGCGCCGTGTTCGCGGCGCAGTGCGGCGACTATGGGCTCCCGCCCAGCAAGGCCCCGGCCATCCTCGGTGTCGCGGTGTTCCTGCACTTCATCGACGGCTCGTACTTCCCCCGTGGGGGCAGCGGGAGCTTGCGCGATGCGTTGGTCGATGAGGGGCGCGCGCACGGCGCGGTCTACCGTCGCCGAGCGGAGGTCACACGCATCCTCACTCACGGCCGCCGAGTGACGGGTGTGCTCCTGTCCGATGGCGAGCGCCTCGACGCTGACGTCGTGGTCTCTGCCGTCGATCCCAAGCTCACCTACGGGCGCTTCCTGCCTTCGTCCGTGCTGCCCAGCGGCATGCGCCGCAAGGTCCAGAAGACGCGGCCCTCGGTGGGCAGCATCTGCTTGTTCCTGGGGCTCGAGCGCGACCTGCGTCAGCACGGGATGGGCGCGTTCAACGTGTGGGACTACCCCACGTGGGACATCGAACAGGCGTTCGGCCCCGCCCTCGAAGGGCGCTTGCCGGACGACTATGCGTTCTTCCTCTCACCCAACTCGCTCAAGGACGACACGGGTGAGATGGCCCCAGCGGGCTGCTCCACCCTGGAGGTGGTCACCCTCGCGCCCTTCGCGCCTTTCGCGGCGTGGGCGGACTCCAAGTCCATGAAGCGCCCGGAGGAGTACGAGACGTTCAAGGAGCAGGTCGGCGACCAGCTGCTCGCAGCGGTGGAGCGCCGCTGGCCCGGCTTGGTGGGCGACGTGGCGGTGAAGGACGTGTCCACGCCCGTCACCAACATCCACTTCGCGGGCGCCGTGGACGGCGCCATCTACGGCCCCGCGGCGGTCCCCGAGCAGTTCGCTCTCCGCGCGTTCAAGCCCAAGGGTCCTCTCGAGGGGCTCTACCACGCCGGTGCCGGAGTCATGGGGCCTGGCGTGGTGCCGTGCCTGGCCAGCGGGGTCGTCGCGGCGAACCTGGCCATCGCGGAGCAGCGGGAGCGGCGGCTGGCGTGGCTGCCGCGTCCGCGCCTGGCTGCCAGCTGA